AGCTGAGGGACTCACTCTCCTTTCTCGACATCTTGTGTGCAAACGAGTTCGAAGGAGAGCAAATCGACCCGGACGTCTCTTCAAAGACCGAGTGTGATTTTTACAAGGGCGCCCCGCCCAAATGGATGAACTTTCACCTGGCCGACGAGCGGGCCGCCGCACCTGCAGGAGAAAAAGCGGTCAGTGTTTTCAAAAGGGACGGTTATGAAAAGCTCAGGGAGCTCATCAGGTTGAAACAACAAGGCAGTTGGAGTGTCAACACCGTCAGGCTTATGCACCATCCTGGCTGTGGCGGCACCACCCTGGCCATGCAGGTCCTCTGGGATCTGAGGAAAGAGCTCCGATGTGCTGTTTTAGTTGACCCTTTCACTGACAAGAAAGACGTAGGCAAACCGGTCCAGAAACAGCCCCTGCTGTTCGACATCAAGGCTGCTGCCGTACAGGTGATCACACTTTTCACCGTCGGTGATCCGGATAAGCGGAATACAGTGCTTCTTCTGCAGGACAACGAGCATCTGAATGATCCCTTACAGGACTGTCTGGTCAGAGAAATACGAGAGCAGAAACTAAGTGCGACATTCCCCGTTGTCATCCTCCTACAATGCATACGCTTGGTCGACACCATAGATGAGGAGAAAATCGGAAGGAAGTTAGATTTAATCCTGAAATCAAGTCTTtctgaaaaagagaaaacaagccTTGTTTGTAAGGAACAACAATtactgaggcaacacagagatgaGCTGAGGAGATTTCACAGCTTTAAGATAATGCAACATGATTTCCATGAAGAATATGtgataaaaacacttttttgtgCAGAGGGAAAAGAAATCACCAAATATGTTCAGTTGAACCGAGCATCCTGCAACAccaaactctttgcattttTAACTCTTGTAAGCTCCTATGTTCCTGGCTCTTATCTGTTGCAGTCACAGTGTGAAGCCTTCCTCAGCCATCAAGACCCCTTTGCTAAGAACCCATCCTTTGAGAAACGCATGGAACCTTTCAGTGATCTCATAGTGACATTCTCAAGACATGGAAGCGATGACAAGAGAGTTTGTGTAGCCCATCCAGTTCTTGCACGTCATTGTGTTCAGTTGCTAACAGCTGCTGGTGTTTCTAGGAGCTCAGCAACACTTGAATTTCTGCAGTACTTGTGCAGACAGGAAATTCAGTCTTCTTTGTTACTTTTCTTCAAAGAGATGTTAACTAAGAGGGAAATGACACCAAAGGGCAAGGAGATGTTTTCAAGGTTAACCATAGACATTGAGAAACATGAAGGCATTTGTAAATGTGCAAATGTGTTAAAAACTGCATCGGAGACATTCAAGCACGACCCATTCTACCCGCAAGCTCTTGCACGTTTATACTACATCAAGTTATCTGATTACACAAGAGCTGAGATTTGGGCTGAAAAAGCTAAAGAGAGAGTGCCCACCAACTCATTCATTGCCGATACACTAGGGCAAGTTCACAAGAACCATTTGTACAAACAGCTCAGTGGAAAATCAGGCAGACCAACAACAGCcagagacattttgttttgggCAGAGAAAGCAATCAAGGCTTTCAAACAAGAGGAGGAATTAGCTGAGGTTGAATCAATGACTCACACTGAAGACAATCCAACAAAAATGTCTAATACCTTCAACAACAGAGGAATCTTTGGTTATCTACAGGTTGCTAACATTGTTTATTATTCCCTCACAAAGCTCAAcccaaaatgtagaaaaattCTCACCCATGAGATGTCAACTGAACATCTCTCATCACTGTTTCACGACAAAAAACTCATGGAGTACAAGACTTTTATCACAAGCCTTAGACTGGAGGTTGAAAATAAGTTTTATAGATTTTTTGAGAGTTACTTCACTTACTCTGAGCCCAGGAATCAGAAGGACCAGACATCGTACTTTCAGCGAGACATTGTTGATTGTTTTTTCAACTACACAAGAACTCCCAGTCAAAAAGGGGACCTACTGCTGAGAATACTCAAAGACAAAATGGCCTCTACctttcctggtatctcctctctTGACAAAAACACCAGTGAGTCTGACCTGAATTTAATTACAGGGCTGTGGAAAGTAATCCATAAAGAACGGCCTGATGACATTAACACAGCCTGTTACATCCTGGCCAACATCATCCAGAATTGCAGGCCAGTGGTGTATCACGAACCAATGACTCTACCGCAACTAAAAGCTCTTCTTCTGAAGGTTATGGAGgaagaaaacacaaaactttGGACCCCAGAGTTTTACCTCCTTGTCCTCCTGCTGTTCTGGCCCGGGGAAACTAAAGAGGaagacatcccaaacagcaTTGATCTGAACAAGTATGTTGAGTGTATGAAAcaggcctttgaaaacaaatacaagaaATACCTTCAGTCTAGGGAACTTGTGCCCCTGTTCTACCTAGGTAAAGGTTCTGGGTTAAGAAGACTTGTTCACAGATCTAACATGGATGTAATCTGTGAGCAGCTGCAAAACTCAAACTCAAGGAGACTCAAAAAAACATATGGTAGTGCAAAGATAAAAGAAAATTGGTTTCGGGATCACCTTCTTCGTGTCAATGGAGTTGTTGAAGATCATAAGGCATTTGCCTGTATGGCAGACAAAAAGATAGAGATTTATCCCCAGAAACAGGCCAGTGTGTGGAAGGATGGCAAGATCTTATTTTATCTAGGATTCAATATCAGTGGGCCAATGGCTTTTGATATCAAGTACGtacaagacaaacacacaagtgGATCCATGGGATTTCACACAAAAGAGTCCTGTAATGGAGCAATTGAAAACTATATCGTGGGTAAGATAACTATTTATGTAAACACTGCTCTCTTGTGTTTTAATATGACCACAAATGCTGTTGTTTTACTGTTGGGTCTTTTATTGAGTATCACTATCTCTACCTGCAGGTTCTCCCAAGGCCTGTACGACGTGTGACAAAATGAATGTAAGTCTGACTAAATTTGAACATCTGCCAGACACTTTATTGGCCGTTAGCATCATGATGTGATTGATGAACACTTTAATGAGTTAGCGCACACTTTAGTAGTCCGGAATCATGTAATTTAATGTCATAACGATCTTGACCAAAATAACAGCCATTTATAtctatttataaaaacataataatagtatgtgtttaataatattaatcatTATCATAATCATGAATAATtcaaattattaataaaaacactAATTGTTATCATGTATTATTATGTAATTgtattgcaattaaaaaaaaatgttaaaggggcactgtgtagttCCTGCAACAACTGTTCACAAGACTAAATATAAACAGTAACACAACTTGTCTACTCCTCGTCTTCCCTTACCAAACAACACTGGAATATTATTAGCAATTATTAGTTCAATGCAAGCTTctatacaaaacaaatgtttagatTGGGAATCTGGTGCTCgccccaaaaaatatatacattctaCATTTTGTcgaaaaaaaatacttaaaacattaatttacaacattaactacttcatttattctttttatttatgCTGCTCTGATACTTTTATCAGTTTGCCAATGTTTGTCACATCTCATCAGttaatactgtatgtattaatTCCTACATTTGCTTTCTTCAGAAATCCACACACTGGCTTTCAATTGAACCTTCGGTATCCAACACAGAGGGAGTTACAATATACAGGTTAAATTAAAACTTTCATCACTAATTGCCAATTAGTAACATAATCCGTTCACAGAATAATTTAAATTTCATTACAAAAATTAAAGGCTGACTGGGTTTTTATTCTCCCTGTTTGCTGCTATTTGCCTTCAGACACATAACTCCCAAAGGACGCCATGAGTGCCAGCTCTCTGGGCTCAGGTGGATGTGTAAGAGTGATGTCATCCTGAAGTACCAGTTCAGGAACTGGGAACCCTATACTGGGTTTCTGGGTGGCATGCAGTACACACAATGTGGTCCCCTGCTAGACATCACTGTAGAGTTAGGGGAACTGGAGGAAGTTCATCTGCCACACTTTGCCTGTTTAGGTAAGTTAACAAGCAATGTTCGAAGCATATGTTCTTAGCAATACGTTTCTGTGGAAAGGTTTGTGTTATATGAAACttttacatacatattttaGAGTTTTCTATTGCTTTTGTCTACTGAATACTGTTACTATATTACTCACCTAAATGTGTCAACAGGGGCCGACCTTTCTCTTCAGGAAGGAATGAGAATTCTTCATGTGGAGGACAGTGGAATGTCGGTGGAAAAAGTGCATGAAGTGACCCGCTTCCATGCCAAACTTTTTCATCCCACCTTCTCTCCCAAGGGAGTTCTCCTGAGATCCGGGTTTCCTCTGAAAGTGCACTGCGATCTGATGGTGTATTTGTCCAAAAACCAGCACCTCAGTTTACGTACATACCTGATTCCAAGTGATCCTTCTCTTGTTGAGGTGAGAGACCACTGGGCTAGAGTCCTTCACAGGTCAATTTATTAGAGCCACACCCAACTATTTCTGAGCTTAGAAATACCTGAAAATCCACAGGACACACCCACCTACATAGATCTAGTTACGAAGGCCGAACCGCTACCCGCAGAAATCAAGTTCTTATTATTTCAAGTCTATTCATCAAATGtactgaataacacagcatcattctgaacaatgtgattcttgtgacatggcacacgacatctacctagtaagaattaagatatatataaagcaaaaatataatgaacaaatatagcaataatatccATTGCACTATTAACTAGCAGGATTCTtaaagagtgtagaatggggaatatgaacactAAGGTTAGAAGCATTggatattataaatataacaaTGAGTGtgatatgcttatgaatggtacatacaaaaggatattctaatgtacactgaatgtacatggaaagacatcagagcatttggaatgttcatgtgtgatgaATATggtcatagatcagtgttgcttattgaggagccttatggccatgcagtcatgcgtgaacagggagtacaggaggggactgagtacacagCCTGGGGGGCTCCaggggtcagtgcagaggaggtgaggttgcccctTCTCACCACTCCGGGGTCTGCCCGCAAGGAAGTCCAAGAGAGGAGGTGTTAaatcccagggtcctgagcttaggaacaagcttagaAGGCACAATAATtcttgaatgcagagctgttgtccacgaacagcatcctcacgtatgtgttgcctttttccaggtgggagagggcggtgtgtgtca
This genomic window from Esox lucius isolate fEsoLuc1 chromosome 7, fEsoLuc1.pri, whole genome shotgun sequence contains:
- the LOC105011179 gene encoding sterile alpha motif domain-containing protein 9-like isoform X1, producing the protein MIGEITPTLPTAEGELIPLDSELRDSLSFLDILCANEFEGEQIDPDVSSKTECDFYKGAPPKWMNFHLADERAAAPAGEKAVSVFKRDGYEKLRELIRLKQQGSWSVNTVRLMHHPGCGGTTLAMQVLWDLRKELRCAVLVDPFTDKKDVGKPVQKQPLLFDIKAAAVQVITLFTVGDPDKRNTVLLLQDNEHLNDPLQDCLVREIREQKLSATFPVVILLQCIRLVDTIDEEKIGRKLDLILKSSLSEKEKTSLVCKEQQLLRQHRDELRRFHSFKIMQHDFHEEYVIKTLFCAEGKEITKYVQLNRASCNTKLFAFLTLVSSYVPGSYLLQSQCEAFLSHQDPFAKNPSFEKRMEPFSDLIVTFSRHGSDDKRVCVAHPVLARHCVQLLTAAGVSRSSATLEFLQYLCRQEIQSSLLLFFKEMLTKREMTPKGKEMFSRLTIDIEKHEGICKCANVLKTASETFKHDPFYPQALARLYYIKLSDYTRAEIWAEKAKERVPTNSFIADTLGQVHKNHLYKQLSGKSGRPTTARDILFWAEKAIKAFKQEEELAEVESMTHTEDNPTKMSNTFNNRGIFGYLQVANIVYYSLTKLNPKCRKILTHEMSTEHLSSLFHDKKLMEYKTFITSLRLEVENKFYRFFESYFTYSEPRNQKDQTSYFQRDIVDCFFNYTRTPSQKGDLLLRILKDKMASTFPGISSLDKNTSESDLNLITGLWKVIHKERPDDINTACYILANIIQNCRPVVYHEPMTLPQLKALLLKVMEEENTKLWTPEFYLLVLLLFWPGETKEEDIPNSIDLNKYVECMKQAFENKYKKYLQSRELVPLFYLGKGSGLRRLVHRSNMDVICEQLQNSNSRRLKKTYGSAKIKENWFRDHLLRVNGVVEDHKAFACMADKKIEIYPQKQASVWKDGKILFYLGFNISGPMAFDIKYVQDKHTSGSMGFHTKESCNGAIENYIVGSPKACTTCDKMNKSTHWLSIEPSVSNTEGVTIYRHITPKGRHECQLSGLRWMCKSDVILKYQFRNWEPYTGFLGGMQYTQCGPLLDITVELGELEEVHLPHFACLGADLSLQEGMRILHVEDSGMSVEKVHEVTRFHAKLFHPTFSPKGVLLRSGFPLKVHCDLMVYLSKNQHLSLRTYLIPSDPSLVEAVEKQERQFGFKRHLVPRPERSLKIKSWFRLKTTCLASIDPEKIQLRYNNTTPSFFRVFVENPNIDFGMELICGNNTVWKAAIREAEIKDTVFSKAPAPPVVLPGGFVEKHRPDLIQRVSNALSIADDLLSQGIIIQEAYSKVKAANTSENQMRELLDAVILKGLKVEIAFLNALYKYNASLVEDMINGSSSS
- the LOC105011179 gene encoding sterile alpha motif domain-containing protein 9-like isoform X2; the encoded protein is MIGEITPTLPTAEGELIPLDSELRDSLSFLDILCANEFEGEQIDPDVSSKTECDFYKGAPPKWMNFHLADERAAAPAGEKAVSVFKRDGYEKLRELIRLKQQGSWSVNTVRLMHHPGCGGTTLAMQVLWDLRKELRCAVLVDPFTDKKDVGKPVQKQPLLFDIKAAAVQVITLFTVGDPDKRNTVLLLQDNEHLNDPLQDCLVREIREQKLSATFPVVILLQCIRLVDTIDEEKIGRKLDLILKSSLSEKEKTSLVCKEQQLLRQHRDELRRFHSFKIMQHDFHEEYVIKTLFCAEGKEITKYVQLNRASCNTKLFAFLTLVSSYVPGSYLLQSQCEAFLSHQDPFAKNPSFEKRMEPFSDLIVTFSRHGSDDKRVCVAHPVLARHCVQLLTAAGVSRSSATLEFLQYLCRQEIQSSLLLFFKEMLTKREMTPKGKEMFSRLTIDIEKHEGICKCANVLKTASETFKHDPFYPQALARLYYIKLSDYTRAEIWAEKAKERVPTNSFIADTLGQVHKNHLYKQLSGKSGRPTTARDILFWAEKAIKAFKQEEELAEVESMTHTEDNPTKMSNTFNNRGIFGYLQVANIVYYSLTKLNPKCRKILTHEMSTEHLSSLFHDKKLMEYKTFITSLRLEVENKFYRFFESYFTYSEPRNQKDQTSYFQRDIVDCFFNYTRTPSQKGDLLLRILKDKMASTFPGISSLDKNTSESDLNLITGLWKVIHKERPDDINTACYILANIIQNCRPVVYHEPMTLPQLKALLLKVMEEENTKLWTPEFYLLVLLLFWPGETKEEDIPNSIDLNKYVECMKQAFENKYKKYLQSRELVPLFYLGKGSGLRRLVHRSNMDVICEQLQNSNSRRLKKTYGSAKIKENWFRDHLLRVNGVVEDHKAFACMADKKIEIYPQKQASVWKDGKILFYLGFNISGPMAFDIKYVQDKHTSGSMGFHTKESCNGAIENYIVGSPKACTTCDKMNKSTHWLSIEPSVSNTEGVTIYRHITPKGRHECQLSGLRWMCKSDVILKYQFRNWEPYTGFLGGMQYTQCGPLLDITVELGELEEVHLPHFACLGADLSLQEGMRILHVEDSGMSVEKVHEVTRFHAKLFHPTFSPKGVLLRSGFPLKVHCDLMVYLSKNQHLSLRTYLIPSDPSLVEAVEKQERQFGFKRHLVPRPERSLKIKSWFRLKTTCLASIDPEKIQLRYNNTTPSFFRVFVENPNIDFGMELICGNNTVWKAAIREAEIKDTVFSKAPAPPVVLPGGFVEKHRPDLIQRVSNALSIADDLLSQGIIIQEAYSKVKAANTSENQMRELLDAVILKGLKVEIAFLNALYKYNASLVEDMINGSSS